The following are from one region of the Oenanthe melanoleuca isolate GR-GAL-2019-014 chromosome 23, OMel1.0, whole genome shotgun sequence genome:
- the FHL3 gene encoding four and a half LIM domains protein 3 isoform X1, producing MQGGEGGPQTGTMTECFDCDNCKESLYGRKYIQMDNGPYCIPCYDAHFANTCDECKELIGHDCRELYYEDRHYHEHCFRCFRCDRSLADEPFTCQGKELLCNDCYCSEFSSKCIACEKTVMPGSRKLEYNGQTWHEHCFICSSCQQPIGSRSFIPDKKDYYCVPCYESKFAPRCTRCKKTLTKGGVTYRDEPWHKECFVCTGCKTPLAGQQFTSQDDNPYCIKCFGNLYAKKCSACTKPITGFGGGKYVSFEDRHWHHNCFNCARCSTSLVGKGFIPDNDQILCRDCSSDL from the exons GAGGTGAAGGAGGGCCTCAGACCGGCACCATGACCGAGTGCTTCGACTGTGACAACTGCAAGGAGTCCTTGTACGGGCGCAAGTACATCCAGATGGACAACGGCCCGTACTGCATCCCCTGCTACGACGCGCACTTCGCCAACACCTGCGACGAGTGCAAGGAGCTCATCGGCCACGACTGCAGG GAGCTGTACTATGAGGACCGCCATTACCATGAGCACTGCTTCCGTTGCTTCCGCTGCGACCGCTCTCTGGCTGACGAGCCGTTCACCTGCCagggcaaggagctgctgtgcaacGACTGCTACTGCAGCGAGTTCTCCTCCAAATGTATCGCCTGTGAGAAGACTGTCATGCCAG GCTCCCGTAAGCTGGAGTACAACGGACAGACCTGGCACGAGCATTGCTTCAtatgcagcagctgccagcagcccatTGGCTCACGGTCCTTCATCCCAGACAAGAAGGATTATTACTGTGTCCCCTGTTACGAGAGCAAGTTTGCTCCTCGCTGCACTCGATGCAAAAAG ACCCTCACCAAGGGAGGAGTGACCTACCGGGATGAGCCCTGGCACAAGGAGTGCTTTGTCTGCACAGGCTGCAAGACCCCCTTGGCTGGGCAGCAGTTCACCTCCCAGGATGACAACCCATACTGCATCAAGTGCTTTGGGAACCTCTATGCCAAGAAGTGCAGTGCGTGCACAAAGCCCATCACAG GCTTTGGTGGTGGCAAATACGTCTCCTTTGAGGACCGTCACTGGCACCACAACTGCTTCAACTGCGCGCGCTGCAGCACCTCGCTGGTGGGGAAAGGCTTCATCCCTGACAACGACCAGATCCTGTGCCGTGACTGCAGCAGCGACCTATGA
- the FHL3 gene encoding four and a half LIM domains protein 3 isoform X2 — MTECFDCDNCKESLYGRKYIQMDNGPYCIPCYDAHFANTCDECKELIGHDCRELYYEDRHYHEHCFRCFRCDRSLADEPFTCQGKELLCNDCYCSEFSSKCIACEKTVMPGSRKLEYNGQTWHEHCFICSSCQQPIGSRSFIPDKKDYYCVPCYESKFAPRCTRCKKTLTKGGVTYRDEPWHKECFVCTGCKTPLAGQQFTSQDDNPYCIKCFGNLYAKKCSACTKPITGFGGGKYVSFEDRHWHHNCFNCARCSTSLVGKGFIPDNDQILCRDCSSDL, encoded by the exons ATGACCGAGTGCTTCGACTGTGACAACTGCAAGGAGTCCTTGTACGGGCGCAAGTACATCCAGATGGACAACGGCCCGTACTGCATCCCCTGCTACGACGCGCACTTCGCCAACACCTGCGACGAGTGCAAGGAGCTCATCGGCCACGACTGCAGG GAGCTGTACTATGAGGACCGCCATTACCATGAGCACTGCTTCCGTTGCTTCCGCTGCGACCGCTCTCTGGCTGACGAGCCGTTCACCTGCCagggcaaggagctgctgtgcaacGACTGCTACTGCAGCGAGTTCTCCTCCAAATGTATCGCCTGTGAGAAGACTGTCATGCCAG GCTCCCGTAAGCTGGAGTACAACGGACAGACCTGGCACGAGCATTGCTTCAtatgcagcagctgccagcagcccatTGGCTCACGGTCCTTCATCCCAGACAAGAAGGATTATTACTGTGTCCCCTGTTACGAGAGCAAGTTTGCTCCTCGCTGCACTCGATGCAAAAAG ACCCTCACCAAGGGAGGAGTGACCTACCGGGATGAGCCCTGGCACAAGGAGTGCTTTGTCTGCACAGGCTGCAAGACCCCCTTGGCTGGGCAGCAGTTCACCTCCCAGGATGACAACCCATACTGCATCAAGTGCTTTGGGAACCTCTATGCCAAGAAGTGCAGTGCGTGCACAAAGCCCATCACAG GCTTTGGTGGTGGCAAATACGTCTCCTTTGAGGACCGTCACTGGCACCACAACTGCTTCAACTGCGCGCGCTGCAGCACCTCGCTGGTGGGGAAAGGCTTCATCCCTGACAACGACCAGATCCTGTGCCGTGACTGCAGCAGCGACCTATGA
- the SF3A3 gene encoding splicing factor 3A subunit 3 translates to METILEQQRRYHEERERLMDVMVKEMLTKKSTLRDQINSDHRTRAMQDRYMEVSGNLRDLYDDKDGLRKEELSAISGPNEFAEFYNRLKQIKEFHRKHPNEICVPMSVEFEELLKARDNPSEEAQNLVEFTDEEGYGRYLDLHDCYLKYINLKSSEKLDYITYLSTFDQLFDIPKERKNAEYKRYLEMLLEYLQDYTDRVKPLLDQNELFGKIQTEFEKKWENGTFPGWPKETSSALTHAGAHLDLSAFSSWEELASLGLDRLKSALLALGLKCGGTLEERAQRLFSTKGKSLEALDPSLFAKNPKTKGSKRDTERNKDLAFLEAQIYEYVEVLGEQRHLTHENVQRKQARTGEEREEEEEEQISESESEDEENEIIYNPKNLPLGWDGKPIPYWLYKLHGLNINYNCEICGNYTYRGPKAFQRHFAEWRHAHGMRCLGIPNTAHFANVTQIEDAVSLWAKLKQQKASERWQPDTEEEYEDSSGNVVNKKTYEDLKRQGLL, encoded by the exons ATGGAGACGATCCTGGAGCAGCAGCGGCGCTACCATGAGGAGCGGGAGCGGCTCATGGACGTGATGGTGAAGGAGATGCTCACCAAGAAATCCACG CTCCGCGACCAGATCAACTCGGACCACCGCACCCGGGCCATGCAGGAC AGGTACATGGAGGTGAGCGGCAACCTGCGCGACCTGTACGACGACAAGGACGG CCTACGGAAGGAAGAGCTCAGTGCCATTTCCGGGCCAAATGAATTCGCAGAGTTTTACAACAGACTGAAGCAAATTAAGGAATTTCACAGGAAGCACCCAAATGAG ATCTGTGTTCCTATGTCAGTGGAGtttgaggagctgctgaaggcCAGAGACAACCCGAGTGAAGAAGCTCAGA ACCTGGTGGAGTTCACAGATGAGGAAGGGTACGGACGGTACTTGGATTTGCATGATTGTTACCTCAAGTACATTAACCTGAAATCATCAGAG AAACTGGATTATATCACTTACTTATCAACATTTGACCAACTCTTCGATATTcccaaggagagaaaaaatgctgaataCAAGAG GTACCTTGAAATGCTCCTTGAGTACCTGCAGGATTACACAGATCGGGTGAAACCCTTACTGGACCAGAATGAACTTTTTGGGAAAATTCAGACGGAGTTTGAGAAGAAGTGGGAGAACGGCACATTCCCGGGCTGGCCg aaagAGACCAGCAGTGCCCTCACCCATGCTGGTGCCCACCTGGACCTGTCAGCCTTCTCCTCCTGGGAG GAGTTGGCCTCCCTGGGACTGGACAGGTTGAAATCAgctttgctggctctggggctgaAGTGTGGCGG GACTCTGGAGGAGCGTGCTCAGAGGCTTTTCAGCACTAAAGGCAAATCCCTGGAAGCTCTTGATCCTTCCTTGTTTGCTAAGAATCCAAAGacaaaaggaagcaaaag agacacagaaagaaataaagatctTGCGTTCCTGGAAGCTCAGATTTATGAGTATGTGGAAGTTCTTGGG GAACAAAGACACCTCACCCACGAGAACGTGCAGCGTAAGCAGGCACGGacaggggaggagagagaggaggaggaggaagagcagatCAGTGAGAGCGAGAgtgaagatgaagaaaatgaaatcattTATAACCCTAAAAATCTGCCTCTTGGTTGGGATGGGAAG CCCATCCCCTACTGGTTGTATAAACTCCACGGGCTGAACATCAACTACAACTGTGAGATCTGTGGTAACTACACCTACCGAGGGCCCAAGGCCTTCCAGAGGCACTTTGCA GAGTGGAGACATGCCCATGGCATGCGCTGCCTGGGCATTCCCAACACAGCACACTTTGCCAATGTCACACAGATTGAGGATGCAGTCTCCT tgtggGCAAAGCTGAAACAGCAGAAGGCTTCAGAGAGGTGGCAGCCTGATACAGAG GAGGAATATGAGGATTCCAGTGGGAACGTGGTGAATAAGAAGACATACGAAGACCTGAAGCGCCAGGGGCTGCTGTAG
- the LOC130262218 gene encoding mucin-5AC-like — MRMAGHWCLVPPIRGLLLCILALQLCLQDSLATAAQNTAASTMVVATKNIPVATKNTSAATKSALVGALTTKEASLVAVTTKNTSVVTQNAAVVAVTKNAMVVAATKNAAVVATANTLMATKKSSMVPVTTKNTSVATQNAAVGAVTKNAAMVATANTLMATKNALATTKGTSVEVVTSNASLAATHTSLKVPEETMQTCQSFQCSGERCYQDAAQANGTTTCQHETYCELYRFSSTNYTARCARGCGAEPCRSNGSVSRQQCALECCAGPLCLQLNATAYGDLPPTTTTTVPPTTTSTPRPPPQNGKVCAAFSCHGDQCFKGRKTISRCILGQDFCEMKKTGSNFMAGCSKACKAAKPVCAGGMKAACYQECCPATPKASCLKLDGKVHVNSAGQVTLAPLLKVMACGVLLLLNYRVSTSLWG; from the exons ATGAGGATGGCTGGACACTGGTGTCTCGTCCCCCCCATTCGAG GCTTGCTGCTCTGCAtcttggctctgcagctctgtcttcAGGACTCTCTTGCCACAGCAG cacaAAACACAGCTGCCAGTACCATGGTGGTGGCCACCAAGAACATACCAGTGGCCACCAAGAACACCTCAGCAGCCACCAAGAGTGCCTTGGTAGGGGCACTGACCACCAAGGAGGCCTCATTGGTGGCTGTGACCACCAAGAATACTTCAGTGGTCACCCAGAAtgctgcagtggtggcagtCACCAAGAATGCCATGGTGGTGGCTGCCACCAAGAATGCTGCAGTGGTGGCCACTGCCAACACCTTGATGGCCACCAAGAAGTCTTCAATGGTGCCTGTGACCACCAAGAACACTTCAGTGGCCACCCAGAATGCTGCAGTGGGGGCAGTCACCAAGAATGCTGCAATGGTGGCCACTGCCAACACCTTGATGGCCACCAAGAACGCATTGGCAACCACCAAGGGCACCTCAGTGGAGGTGGTCACCAGCAATGCCTCTCTGGCAGCCACCCACACCTCTCTGAAGGTTCCAGAAGAGACAATG CAAACCTGCCAGAGCTTCCAGTGCTCCGGAGAGAGGTGCTACCAGGATGCAGCCCAGGCCAATGGAACAACCACCTGCCAGCATGAGACCTACTGTGAG CTTTATCGTTTCTCCAGCACGAACTACACAGCCAGATGTGCCCGTGGGTGTggtgcagagccctgcaggagcaatGGCAgtgtgagcaggcagcagtgtgccctggagtgctgtgctggccctctctgcctgcagctcaaTGCCACTGCCTACG gtgaccttccacccaccaccaccaccactgtGCCACCCACGACCACCAGCACCCCTCGGCCTCCCCCCCAAAAT GGAAAAGTGTGTGCAGCATTTTCCTGTCACGGGGAccagtgtttcaaaggcagGAAGACCATCTCTAGATGCATTTTGGGGCAGGACTTCTGTGAG ATGAAGAAGACAGGCTCGAATTTCATGGCAGGATGCAGCAAAGCCTGCAAGGCTGCCAAACCAGTCTGTGCTGGTGGGATGAAGGCTGCCTGTTACCAGGAGTGCTGCCCAGCCACCCCAAAAGCCAGCTGTCTGAAACTGGATGGCAAAGTCCACGTCAACAGTGCTGGGCAGGTGACACTGGCCCCACTCTTGAAGGTCATGGCATGTGGGGTGCTCCTTCTCCTGAATTACAGGGTCTCCACTTCTCTCTGGGGTTAG